The Collimonas sp. PA-H2 genome contains a region encoding:
- a CDS encoding VOC family protein, producing MQLSNYLFFTTTCEQALDFYTQCGLGEMTEVSRYGLNGIAPPNAEMHGKVMHARFEGPGVLFYASDNHDAEPMRGSAHILMLDERGQTETLFALMGQGGKVSTPLAVQPWGDFYGKLTDRFGVQWMFNCTDRTAL from the coding sequence ATGCAGTTATCCAACTATCTTTTCTTCACCACGACCTGTGAACAGGCGCTCGACTTTTATACGCAATGCGGGCTGGGAGAAATGACGGAAGTTTCACGCTACGGCTTGAACGGCATTGCGCCGCCAAACGCAGAGATGCATGGCAAGGTCATGCACGCCCGCTTCGAAGGCCCGGGCGTGTTGTTCTACGCCTCCGACAACCACGACGCCGAGCCCATGCGCGGCTCGGCGCACATCCTCATGCTGGATGAGCGCGGGCAGACCGAGACCTTGTTTGCGCTGATGGGCCAAGGCGGCAAGGTGAGCACCCCGCTCGCGGTCCAGCCCTGGGGCGATTTCTACGGCAAGCTGACCGACCGCTTCGGAGTGCAATGGATGTTCAACTGCACGGACCGGACAGCGCTCTGA
- a CDS encoding phosphocholine-specific phospholipase C → MTQKSRRDFLALTAKTAAAAAAAGVFPDTIRQALAVPANCKTGTIADVEHVVIFMQENRSFDHYFGKLAGVRGFGDPRAISLPSGQSVWYQPNGGSYVLPYHFDAKGSNATRVGLNHSWKGSEDTWKNWDAWVPKKTAYTMGYFDRGDLPFYYAVADAFTICDAYHCSIFGPTDPNRFYALSGSAGENITGLNDGNLYNANPIYNGDLNNDDISAATTAAAPNWKTYAEVLEANSVSWKAYQEFDNYGDNYLAYFRNFRVESDGSRLKTSSPLYLKGRALADGSTKDNAAGTKGDLLIKAFKRDIDGVDGKTALPQVSWIFAPYEYCEHPEASPNAGEDIASRLLGALASNPEVWSKTVFLINYDENDGFFDHMPSNVPPLSVDKGMTTLADPSIGEVYQQQPKGLGPRVPMLVISPWSRGGRVCSQLFDHTSVLRFLEEWLSTGKGLDRDKVTCKNISPWRRAVCGDLTSAFDFKTPNKAWPQITPAPPYQKVDSPVSATPPAQQVFPLQESNREPRPACHLPYQFHVDARAAAQSGHRELTLSLGNTGKAGAAFIAYSNLRQDGPWHYAVEAGKALRDVKLGNWSSDQYELRVHGPNGFLREIKGSFAAAASAAAARPEILVRDDYERHAIVLILFNEAGAKACTFTVNANAGPSRGFVAPYRVEAGRSLRLMVPLAAAKGWYDFSVTADSDAGFLRRIAGHVESAARSWTDPQIGVIAPSTLSTPTPSIRQGSTIAFNYSSALQKQNPRNWIGVFPISSNVPDQAGYKTYSVYEYASMLSGQVTLKTQGLAAGSYKAWFLANDGYAEQLAGPVVFTVTA, encoded by the coding sequence ATGACACAAAAGAGCAGGCGTGATTTCCTGGCCCTGACGGCAAAAACCGCAGCCGCGGCTGCCGCCGCAGGCGTCTTTCCCGACACCATCCGGCAAGCGCTGGCCGTCCCCGCCAACTGCAAGACCGGCACCATTGCAGACGTCGAGCACGTCGTGATTTTCATGCAGGAAAACCGCTCTTTCGATCATTACTTCGGCAAGCTGGCCGGCGTGCGCGGCTTCGGCGATCCGCGCGCCATCTCGCTGCCCAGCGGGCAGTCAGTGTGGTACCAGCCGAACGGCGGCTCCTATGTGCTGCCATATCATTTCGATGCGAAAGGCAGCAACGCCACGCGCGTCGGCTTGAACCACAGCTGGAAAGGCTCTGAAGATACCTGGAAAAACTGGGACGCCTGGGTACCCAAGAAGACGGCCTATACCATGGGCTATTTCGACCGCGGCGACCTGCCGTTCTACTACGCGGTGGCAGACGCATTCACCATCTGCGACGCCTATCACTGCTCGATTTTCGGCCCGACCGATCCCAACCGCTTCTATGCCTTGTCCGGCAGCGCCGGCGAGAATATCACCGGGCTCAACGACGGCAACCTGTACAACGCCAACCCTATCTATAACGGCGACCTCAACAACGACGACATCAGCGCCGCCACCACGGCCGCGGCGCCAAACTGGAAGACCTACGCCGAAGTCTTGGAAGCCAATAGTGTCAGCTGGAAGGCTTACCAGGAGTTCGACAACTATGGCGACAACTACCTGGCCTATTTCAGGAACTTCCGGGTTGAAAGCGACGGCAGCCGTCTCAAGACCAGCTCGCCTTTGTATTTAAAGGGCAGGGCGCTGGCAGACGGTTCCACTAAAGACAATGCCGCCGGCACCAAGGGCGATTTGCTGATCAAGGCCTTCAAGCGCGATATCGACGGCGTCGACGGCAAGACCGCCTTGCCGCAGGTTTCATGGATTTTTGCGCCTTACGAATATTGCGAGCATCCGGAAGCATCGCCCAACGCCGGCGAAGACATTGCATCCAGGCTGCTGGGTGCGCTGGCCAGCAATCCGGAGGTCTGGTCGAAAACCGTGTTCCTGATCAACTATGATGAAAACGACGGTTTTTTCGATCACATGCCGTCCAATGTGCCGCCACTGAGCGTCGACAAGGGAATGACCACCCTGGCCGACCCGAGCATTGGCGAGGTTTACCAGCAGCAGCCGAAGGGTCTGGGGCCGCGTGTGCCGATGCTGGTGATTTCGCCGTGGAGCCGCGGCGGCCGGGTCTGTTCCCAGTTGTTCGACCATACTTCGGTGTTGCGCTTCCTGGAGGAATGGCTGTCGACAGGCAAGGGCCTGGATCGCGACAAGGTCACTTGCAAGAATATCTCGCCATGGCGCCGCGCGGTATGCGGCGACCTCACGTCCGCCTTCGATTTCAAGACTCCCAACAAAGCCTGGCCGCAGATCACGCCGGCGCCGCCTTACCAAAAGGTCGATTCGCCGGTCAGCGCCACACCGCCGGCGCAGCAGGTTTTTCCGCTGCAAGAGTCGAACCGTGAACCGCGCCCGGCTTGTCACTTGCCGTACCAATTCCATGTCGACGCCCGCGCCGCCGCCCAGTCCGGCCATCGCGAACTGACGCTGAGCCTAGGCAATACCGGCAAGGCCGGCGCTGCTTTCATCGCCTATTCGAATTTGCGCCAGGACGGGCCATGGCATTACGCGGTGGAAGCAGGGAAAGCGCTGCGCGACGTCAAGCTGGGCAACTGGAGCAGCGATCAATATGAATTGCGGGTGCATGGCCCGAACGGTTTTCTCAGGGAAATCAAAGGCAGCTTTGCGGCCGCCGCCAGCGCCGCCGCGGCACGGCCGGAAATCCTGGTGCGCGACGACTATGAGCGCCACGCCATCGTCCTGATCTTGTTCAACGAGGCGGGCGCCAAGGCTTGCACCTTCACGGTGAACGCCAATGCCGGTCCGTCGCGCGGCTTTGTGGCGCCGTATCGGGTCGAGGCCGGCAGGTCTCTGCGCCTGATGGTGCCGCTGGCCGCGGCCAAGGGCTGGTACGACTTCAGCGTGACGGCGGATTCCGATGCCGGCTTCCTGCGCCGCATCGCCGGCCATGTCGAGAGCGCCGCCCGCAGCTGGACGGATCCGCAGATCGGCGTCATTGCGCCTTCAACCTTGTCGACGCCGACGCCAAGCATACGCCAGGGCAGCACGATTGCATTCAACTACAGCAGCGCGCTGCAAAAGCAGAATCCGCGCAACTGGATCGGCGTGTTCCCGATCTCCAGCAATGTCCCCGACCAGGCCGGCTACAAGACTTATAGCGTGTATGAATACGCGTCAATGCTTAGCGGCCAGGTGACGCTGAAGACCCAAGGGCTGGCGGCCGGGTCCTACAAGGCCTGGTTCCTCGCCAACGACGGCTATGCCGAGCAACTGGCAGGGCCGGTCGTGTTTACCGTCACTGCCTGA